Proteins encoded in a region of the Vicia villosa cultivar HV-30 ecotype Madison, WI linkage group LG5, Vvil1.0, whole genome shotgun sequence genome:
- the LOC131602461 gene encoding uncharacterized protein LOC131602461 isoform X3, whose amino-acid sequence MEEINEWQQIEQHTVLESSGVDDGGDRSSSSSSTPTHHEEDGSSVSDREAATPLDWANEGKKLLKLRLEAMRVKIVRVASKVRSCAMCAGAFWSITCVAGGIAATVVLVWWIYFGIQRRRRKVDGLNDLLRQKDEKISKLLLHIAHLNEALSSRRRVHVLRIGG is encoded by the exons ATGGAAGAAATTAACGAGTGGCAACAAATCGAACAACACACAGTTCTCGAATCCTCTGGAGTTGACGATGGTGGTGAccgatcatcatcttcttcttccactCCCACCCATCACGAAGAGGATGGAAGTTCCGTTAGTGATAGGGAGGCTGCTACGCCGTTAGATTGGGCCAATGAAGGGAAGAAGCTGCTGAAGCTGCGGCTCGAGGCTATGAGAGTGAAGATTGTGAGAGTAGCTTCCAAGGTTCGTAGTTGTGCAATGTGTGCTGGGGCGTTTTGGTCAATTACGTGTGTGGCCGGAGGTATAGCAGCGACGGTGGTGTTGGTGTGGTGGATTTATTTCGGGATTCAAAGGCGTCGCCGGAAGGTGGATGGTTTGAATGATCTTCTTAGACAGAAAGATGAG AAAATTAGCAAACTCTTACTTCATATTGCTCATCTGAATGAAGCCTTATCATCACGTCGTAGGGTTCATGTGCTTCGAATTGGTGGCTAA
- the LOC131602461 gene encoding uncharacterized protein LOC131602461 isoform X1 codes for MEEINEWQQIEQHTVLESSGVDDGGDRSSSSSSTPTHHEEDGSSVSDREAATPLDWANEGKKLLKLRLEAMRVKIVRVASKVRSCAMCAGAFWSITCVAGGIAATVVLVWWIYFGIQRRRRKVDGLNDLLRQKDEDPLSWKTLNLKFERPWGITHQYGWTMRHWMLPLLLNTRVA; via the exons ATGGAAGAAATTAACGAGTGGCAACAAATCGAACAACACACAGTTCTCGAATCCTCTGGAGTTGACGATGGTGGTGAccgatcatcatcttcttcttccactCCCACCCATCACGAAGAGGATGGAAGTTCCGTTAGTGATAGGGAGGCTGCTACGCCGTTAGATTGGGCCAATGAAGGGAAGAAGCTGCTGAAGCTGCGGCTCGAGGCTATGAGAGTGAAGATTGTGAGAGTAGCTTCCAAGGTTCGTAGTTGTGCAATGTGTGCTGGGGCGTTTTGGTCAATTACGTGTGTGGCCGGAGGTATAGCAGCGACGGTGGTGTTGGTGTGGTGGATTTATTTCGGGATTCAAAGGCGTCGCCGGAAGGTGGATGGTTTGAATGATCTTCTTAGACAGAAAGATGAG GATCCATTATCATGGAAGACATTAAACCTAAAGTTCGAAAGACCGTGGGGGATAACTCATCAGTATGGGTGGACAATGAGACACTGGATGCTGCCTTTGCTTTTGAATACAAGGGTGGCCTAG
- the LOC131602461 gene encoding uncharacterized protein LOC131602461 isoform X2 yields MEEINEWQQIEQHTVLESSGVDDGGDRSSSSSSTPTHHEEDGSSVSDREAATPLDWANEGKKLLKLRLEAMRVKIVRVASKVRSCAMCAGAFWSITCVAGGIAATVVLVWWIYFGIQRRRRKVDGLNDLLRQKDEVFILDQFVSYLIQCAGFSNLLLVRIHYHGRH; encoded by the exons ATGGAAGAAATTAACGAGTGGCAACAAATCGAACAACACACAGTTCTCGAATCCTCTGGAGTTGACGATGGTGGTGAccgatcatcatcttcttcttccactCCCACCCATCACGAAGAGGATGGAAGTTCCGTTAGTGATAGGGAGGCTGCTACGCCGTTAGATTGGGCCAATGAAGGGAAGAAGCTGCTGAAGCTGCGGCTCGAGGCTATGAGAGTGAAGATTGTGAGAGTAGCTTCCAAGGTTCGTAGTTGTGCAATGTGTGCTGGGGCGTTTTGGTCAATTACGTGTGTGGCCGGAGGTATAGCAGCGACGGTGGTGTTGGTGTGGTGGATTTATTTCGGGATTCAAAGGCGTCGCCGGAAGGTGGATGGTTTGAATGATCTTCTTAGACAGAAAGATGAG GTATTCATCCTTGACCAATTTGTGTCTTATCTTATTCAATGTGCGGGCTTCTCAAATTTGCTTCTTGTAAG GATCCATTATCATGGAAGACATTAA
- the LOC131602462 gene encoding CSC1-like protein At1g69450, which translates to MIVSALLTSVGINTALCVLFFTLYSILRKQPSNYKVYIPRLLAEGASRTRRFNLKLLIPSPDWVAKAWSISEQELFSSSGLDALVFMRLITFSLKIFAFAGVIGIFVLLPVNCWGNQLQDIDILDFAGNSLDVFTISNVNSGSNWLWVHFFAVYAVSVFTCFQLHHEYKYIASKRISYFYSSKPQPHQFTVLVHSIPTSVSCSISDSVERFFKELYPSTYLSHVVIRRTNKIQTLMNKSKNLYKRVAQLRANRAQQKYKHGGGVLGLFESKDSLIDHYGKKLEDIEEDVRLKQAEASLIAEEARAAFVFFKTRYAAASAFHLQPSINPTQWITEPAPQPHDVYWPFFSESFMKQWISKLVVIVVCILFTILFLIPVVIVQGLTNLKQLEVLFPFLKNLLAVKFVTQLITGYLPSLILQMSLKLVPPVMGFLSSIQGYISNSDIEMSASKKVQWFTVWNVFFATVFSGSVFHQLYIILDLREITGQLAVAVPAQASFFITYVATTGWTSVSSELFQIIPLIVSLIKRPFTKQESEFEAPSMVYHRDLPRILFFGLLGISYFFLAPLILPFLLVYLCLAYIIYRNQFINVYTAKYETAGRFWPIVHDSMIFSLILMQLIAVGSFALKKLSPASTWTLPLPVLTLIFNYYCRRRFLPIFTAYSAECLIKKDREDESDTAMTEFYNELLSVYKDPALFPIQHSSSTDSLVSPLLS; encoded by the exons ATGATTGTTTCTGCTCTTTTAACTTCTGTCGGAATAAACACTGctctgtgtgttttgttcttCACACTTTACTCTATATTGAGAAAACAACCTAGTAATTATAAAGTTTATATACCAAGATTGTTAGCTGAAGGAGCTTCACGAACAAGGCGTTTCAATTTGAAACTGCTTATTCCTTCCCCTGATTGGGTTGCAAAAGCTTGGTCCATTTCTGAACAGGAATTGTTTTCGTCGTCAGGTTTAGATGCTCTCGTTTTCATGCGTCTCATAACGTTTAG TTTGAAAATATTTGCTTTTGCGGGGGTTATTGGGATCTTTGTGCTTCTTCCTGTCAACTGTTGGGGGAATCAGCTACAAGATATTGATATTCTTGATTTTGCTGGAAATTCTTTGGATGTGTTTACTATATCAAATGTAAACAGTGGCTCTAACTG GTTGTGGGTTCATTTTTTTGCTGTATATGCTGTTTCTGTATTCACATGCTTTCAACTTCATCAT GAATATAAATACATTGCTTCCAAAagaatttcatatttttattcatCCAAACCTCAGCCGCATCAGTTCACCGTTTTAGTTCACAGTATTCCTACTTCTGTAAGTTGCAGTATCAGTGACAGTGTTGAGAGGTTTTTTAAAGAGTTATATCCGTCTACGTATCTCTCGCACGTCGTTATTCGCCGTACAAACAAAATCCAAACTCTCATG AATAAGTCGAAGAATTTGTATAAAAGGGTTGCTCAATTACGTGCAAATCGTGCTCAGCAAAAGTATAAGCATGGTGGTGGTGTCCTTGGACTGTTTGAATCTAAAGATAGTCTTATCGATCATTATGGAAAGAAGTTGGAGGACATTGAGGAGGATGTAAGATTGAAGCAAGCAGAGGCATCATTGATAGCAGAA GAGGCTCGAGCTGCGTTTGTGTTCTTCAAGACGCGTTACGCTGCTGCATCTGCTTTCCATTTGCAACCATCAATCAATCCAACTCAGTGGATTACTGAGCCAGCTCCGCAACCTCATGATGTTTATTGGCCTTTCTTTTCTGAATCTTTCATGAAACAATGGATTTCTAAGTTGGTGGTTATAGTTGTGTGTATTCTTTTCACAATCTTGTTCCTTATACCAGTCGTAATCGTACAAGGGCTTACCAATCTGAAACAACTCGAAGTTTTGTTTCCTTTCTTAAAAAATCTTTTAGCCGT AAAATTTGTTACTCAATTGATTACAGGATACCTTCCGAGTCTTATTCTTCAGATGTCTTTGAAGTTGGTGCCTCCTGTTATGGGGTTTCTTTCCTCCATTCAAGGATACATTTCAAACAGTGATATAGAAATGAGCGCATCTAAAAAAGTACAATGGTTCACAGTATGGAATGTTTTTTTCGCAACTGTATTTTCTGGCTCGGTTTTCCATCAGCTTTATATCATCCTTGATCTGAGGGAAATTACTGGACAACTAGCCGTTGCAGTCCCAGCGCAG GCATCGTTTTTCATAACTTACGTTGCCACTACGGGATGGACAAGCGTTTCATCGGAACTATttcagataattcctctcattGTCAGTTTGATAAAAAGGCCCTTCACAAAACAAGAAAGTGAATTCGAAGCTCCGTCTATGGTTTACCACAGAGATCTTCCAAGGATCCTTTTCTTTGGACTTCTTGGTATTTCATATTTCTTCTTAGCTCCGCTAATCTTACCGTTCCTCTTGGTCTATCTCTGTCTTGCATACATCATTTACCGAAACCAG TTCATAAATGTATATACGGCAAAGTATGAAACTGCGGGGAGATTCTGGCCTATCGTACACGATTCAATGATATTTTCTCTAATTCTTATGCAACTCATTGCAGTGGGAAGTTTTGCTTTGAAAAAACTTTCTCCAGCTTCGACTTGGACGCTTCCTCTACCAGTACTCACTCTAATCTTTAATTATTACTGTCGAAGACGATTCTTGCCTATATTTACTGCATACTCCGCAGAG tGTTTAATAAAAAAGGATA